ATATCATTGAGTGTGTCTGTCATGTCCATAGCTGTGTTGTAGAGTGTGTTTCTAGAAAATGAGGGGTAGAGACTTGCACTGCAGTGATAGCGAGGGTAGACCACACATGTACTAGCAAATCTTACGTTCGAAAGGGTGTGTGTAGTTTTATACAATGGAGTTGATAATTGTTTCATGTTTGGCGCAGCATATGCTCCGTCCGCTTCTTCAAAACTTAGTTTAGGCCTTGAATTGTCATCTATGACCAATTTGTTTGTCGGTTTTGGAGTGAATATGAACTCTGGGAACCTCTTTTTAGCCGACTCCATTGGTGAGCAGATCAGTGGCCTCATAACTAGATCCTTTCCTCTCAATCTTTTGTTATTCGACTTGGGAGAATTTGTTCTTTGCTCTCCCTCTAATACTACTTTGTGCATGACTCCTAGCATTCCCTGACTAACTGATTGCTGCATGAGTCTGCTCACATCTACCGTCGATGGACCCTCAACGTTATTGTGGTTATTGTTGTTTTCCAACTTAAGACTTTTGTTGGTTACTGGACCTTCCACATCGCTGCTGTTTAAGATTCGAGTATTCTGCTTTGCTGTAAAGAACATCTCATCAGCACTCAACTCTGAGGGACTGATAGACAGTAGGAACGGGTCCATGCGTAGGTCTGTGGAGGGTGGTAATGGACCGTCAAAAAAAGAGGACTTGGAGTTGTATGTGTTAGGACTTGTGGGGGTACTTGGGACATCAATGTCGACCACTCCAGTGAATCCATTGTCTAAGAATTCCTGACTGGGGGACATTATCATGGCTGCAAAAAGATGACAGAAAAAAGTTTTGTGACTCATTTCATTGTCTTACATCATAGTGTTAGAGAAATACAATATCAGCAAAGATATCCTCCTACGTTCTTAAGTgcatattatagctatatggGACTTCCACTATTGAGTTTGTATTGTAAACGGATAGCTTGCATTGTTTGTTTATGTTGTGCATTGAGTATGTAGCAATCAACCATGTTATTACACACCAGTGTCATACCTTGCATGGGATTTTCCTGAAACACATCATCAATGAGCGTTTCTTTTCTGCAGAGAGTGAAGGAGCATTTTGTCCCATCGTCCCATCGTGATTGGATGTCATACACTCGATCGCTGTTCTCTAACAATCGTGAATAGCTCCCCTGATCACTCTCCTttacctacatgcatgtacgtaattatacgtatatacacatacacgtaAACATACACGTATAAGTGAAATTATATACAGTTACCCCATGCACCATCCCCCACTCCTTCTCCCCGTCTTTATTTCatcaatatcacatgacttagAGCAATGCAGTATTGATTACAATATTGCgtttaattttcgctgttttcgagGTTTAGCAATCCTTGCTATCCATGGACGCAATGTTATACCGCATATAGAGCGCGGCATTATTTTATTCAACAAAATGTTTTTAGAGGCAAACGTTAAGTGCcctgaaaatttcgcgctacatacataattatacggtaaaACAATTATATGTTGAGGAGACCATGGGAGTCGATTCAGGTTACTTAATACATTATAATACAAGAAACAGAACAAGAACTCTATAATTAACTGTTATCTGCTcctggtatatatacatgtaatgtgaACCGGAGCAAGTGACCTCCCGTTAAAACTTTATTGTACCTCAGTCAAATAGAAGTCACTAGGGTTTTGATCATCGGACTTGGCGTACTTGCCAACCAGTTTCACCACTACCTCAAATACTGTGGTGTACTTGGTAATAGGGAGAGTCTTGTAATAGATCTGGCGATTGAGAACCGTCGAAACCACACGTACAAACTCCCCTTTCCGTTCATCAAAATAGCCATGCTGCATGAATGGTCACACAATTAGTGTAGGTCGTCATGAATTATAATGGTAGCATATCACATGCAAGACAATTGAAATTATAACTTTACAGATTTTTACCATCGTCTCTTGATTAGATGCAGTAGCTGTAGCAGTGCCTTCTGCAGTATGGCTGCTTGTGAGTTGAGAGCTGGGTTGATTGCGTTTCTTTTTCTTTGAGCGTAGAAACCCTATAAATGACCTCCTACCAGACCGCGATACCTCTTCAGTGTCTGGGCCAGTACTGGACCTGTAGCTGCCTGTCAGACTACCAGACCTCTGGAAGCTGGTTAgagagtgggtgggggtgagAGGAGGTGCGATTTGTGGTGGCTTGGCAGCAAATGCCCTCGCAGATGTGTAAGAGTGTCTTCTCTtctgtatacagtatagccgATGAGTGAATCAGTTCATTTTATAGCTTAGACTGCAATAACTAGTACCAGCTATATAGAGTTTAAGCTTGCAGCTATGATTTttctagtatacatgtagctagttgcatctactacatgtagaacTGAATTGCTCACCTTTTTTCTCTCAAATTTGAACCCTTGTTTTTCCAAAGAAGCCATCCTGCTGCAAGCTCACAACTTCAggtactagatctatagctgcTAAGTTTCATTGGCATATTAAAATGGCACAGGAGTCGATTGTCATGTCCAGCTCTCAGCTAGCTGCTACGCCCCCTCGCTGACAGACACTGTGGTCCAGACACACCCCTACTCCCCCACACTGTTTGGAGGCGACAAAAATCAACAAAACATTTGGGTAGGGCAACATTCCTGTGGGTTTTTTGCTCTGCAAGGCTTCTGTACTTTCACCCTTTTTTCATTGAGGAGAAGCTGTCTTTTGTACGACAACTTAACTGCAACGTGTTTAGCAATCATGGCGGATAGCGAGCAACCTACTGACAACTGGGTATTGGTGGACGACCCAGAGAAACCAGCTGCAGAAGAGTAAGTTAAAACTGAAGCTTAGGCCTAATTGCACAATGAATGTATGAAACTATGTCAACACTATAAATTAGCTagccacatgcatgtatgtacgtacatagtTAAAGCATGTATTACTTGTAGCAAATTACTAGTATAGTAGCATGCATACAGCTACAGTATTAAACAACCATAATTAAGTGACTAACGAGATTGTCTAGTTCTGCTGTATCAATCCCATGCTATGCTTGCATTTCAATTCGAAGGCAAACAGTTACAAGACTCAATGCTGCAAAAGCGCATATCATAATTACTAGAAAGTTCGAATataaaaacctttgcgaaggagcagaaaatttgacactAATTTTtggcgttctggcaaggatcgtgatgtcatacaagtactGGTGTAGGGTAGgcttttgcaattttatttttgcgaagCGATGAACACAAGTAAAATTATAATGCTCACAAAGCATTCCAGTAATATGGCACTGTAATATAATCATGGATTGCTGGCGTGTGTAGTTTGGTCATGAATGATCTCAGCACCTTCTTAAAAACTTGTGCAATCTAACGGACAATACGTTTGGGTCACCTTTTGCTATAAGGAACAGCATACAACGTGCCAAATGTATGTCATGCCACTTGCATGCGTTATCAGTGGACTGATCTATATTTGGGGTGTCTTGTCCGTACTAAAAATAGTTGGTGAGGCACAGCTACCCACAGTGTTGCACACAATGCAATTGTATTGTCGTCTAATTGTATTGTTAGTTGGGATAATGCATAAGGGTACATTTCCTGGGAGTTGCATATATAGCATAATGTACATTTATATAATACGGTGGCGTTGATGTTTGGCCTAAATTGAAAGTAGATAATCGTTTATCTGAAATcttgtgttgttgttgttgttaatGATCTAATACTGCATGGTTTTACACGTATGTTCTGTCTCCGCACACTCTAGGTCCCCTGCTGAATCTGCCCCTGCAGAACCAGAGCAGCCAGCAGAACCGGAACCCGAACCAGAAACAGAGCCACAACCTGAACCCGAAGCAGAGCCTGAGCCTCAACCCGAAGCAGAGCCTGAGCCTCAACCCGAAGCAGAACCTGAGTCTCAACCTGAAGCAGAGCCTGAGCCTCAACCCGAAGCAGAGCCTGAGCCTCAACCCGAACCAGAGCCTGAGCCACAATCCGAACCTGAACCTGTTGAGCCGGAACCCAAAGCAGAACCTGAGCCCGAGCCAGTTGAAGATAAGCCTGCAGATCCTGAACCAGCTCCTGTGGAATCAGAGCCTGAGAAACCAGTAGAGCCAGAACCTGAGGCTGAACCACAACCTAAAGTGACTGAAGATAAACCAGCTGAGCCTGAACAAGAACCAGAGCCCCAATCAGAACCAGCTGAGGACAAACCAGCCGAAGACAAGCCAGCTGAGGACAAGCCAGCTGAAGACAAGCCAGCTGAAGAAACTGAAGTGACAATTGAGGTGGAGATTGGCGGAGGTTCTGAAGAGAAAGAAGTTGAAGTGCTTCCTGAGCCTGGAGACGAAATACACTGTACGTTCCCCCTTccaacacactcacacatgcacacacatgcacacacatgcattttTACATGTAACTGCACCTCATTTTAATCCTGGTGTTAGCTACTAGCAATGAATATACTGATTATATGCCGCTTCCTTGGTAACCATATCAGTAGTGTTAAAGCAATAGAGAAGTGTAAAAAGGTCAATTTGTAAAGACATGTAAAGATTGAACAAGCAGAAGCAGCAATGGCTACCCATTCTGACAATCCAAGCACATGTAATTTATATTTTATGATGCATGTGTACTAGTCACACTGTATGCTCTAACAGTTACACCCCTTACAAGTTCTAACCTGCATGTGCCATcatgtccatgcatgcacatgtacttatgtgtatacatgcatgtagttcaTTAGCTAGCACCTTTGCAAATGTGCCctgttgctacatgtataactatcCAATCCAGTACTGTGTGGACCTCCGATGTGCCTGTTTCTAACTATGTGTATGCTCCCCATTATACAGATGGCTCCTACATTCGTCTGTGTCAGGTTGGATCGGACATGACCAAGGTCAAGAAGAGCAAGGGGTTCCCTCGCCAGTACAAGCTTGAGAAAGACCTCCTCTCTATTGTCTGGGACTCCAAACACAAGGCACTTAGCAAGGCAAAGAGTAAGTCTGTCCCCTAGTGAATGCATGTCTTATATATGCTTTGTTGGTTACTCGAAGTTTGCATTTCaggcatgataattattgatgcTTTTCCGGGCTTGATGGTGTGTGTTTTGCGGGCGTGGTTATCTGTTGATGTCATATAAAGGGGCCGTACGCATATTTTACAGTACATAATATACTTTATAGACACTgcttaggaagtttctacatgatatAGAAGCCCTGAAGGACTGGTTGTAGAATCCCCAATGTACATTAGTAATATTTGTCGGTATTTGTCTActcatctataattatattacatgaTTTTCCAATATACAGTAGAAGTGTTACTTGAAGATGGTTTTCTGCAGCTATGAAAGCTGTTAATTGCCAAATTTCTAAGTGGTTAGCaagcttataataattatgctagtcCTTCAATAGGTatccccataattataccacattattttattgtgcCTTAATTTCTGGCCGTGAAAGTTATCACATGCCACACAAACGATGTTTGTATGTCCTCATGCTATTGGTAGCAGCACAGTGCACTGCTGATATGATgcatccagaggaggtacgacacttgattaggcttggtcacgtgcaaaattcCACAGTAAAGccattgttgcatgtgactaattaactcaattttagcctaatcgaggtactcgtgtcgggCCTCCTCTGTGATGCATCTAACTATCATACCAATGAGTTAGTGTTGATCAATGTAGCATTGTTTGATGATGTGTACACATTGGTTTGTTGGTTGTTGGTAGTGTACACAAGCTTACATCACAACCACCTACGTAGATATGCTTTCTAGTAAAATCAACTGTCTATGCCTTTCAGCTAagttataactatatatagcactGTGAGTTTAGTGCTGCTGGTTTTAGCACTGCACATGACTTGCACAAAGCACTATACACTTTGTATTGTCTTTGTCACAGTTCAGCGTGATAATGTAGTCAATAGTAACCATCAAATCTGCATGACTACCATAGCAACTACTATTGTCTAGATTACCTCAACAGTTAGTCATTTGGGTGTTGGTGGTCTTGCTAAGCAACTCTTTGATGGTTAGCTGGAATGTATAATGACCCCACACAGTCTAATCAGTACGTGTAGTTATGTCTTTAGATGCTATAAATAGTACAGACATACATTCCACTTGTAATCTATTCGATATTTATAACTTTGGAATTATGCCtcgatgtgcgcatgcgcatgcgagGTATATAgtagtgtctgtgtctgtgtgtctagACTGCTATAGCCTCAATGATCAATGAAGAGCAAGTAAGATATTTTATAGGAGCTCTTATTGGCTTCTAGTCACGGTTTCTTGGATTTTTAAAAATGTgtatttgcaaaataatgcttcgttctcgaggcATTGCAGCCATTTCAGAATAgtacgtagcaaaacttgttcgtAGAGTGCTGCTACTCTACTTACCGCACTAGAACGttagagtgagaaaagagctgcaaagctgcactgcACTAGATGAGAACAGCAGCCATGGACTTGACTTTTAGCATccttagcaacaatcatggtcaatcattggCCCACTCTTGCTGCATGCGAATGtagttattgtacatgtgtgtataattatttaatagtAGCTTCATGTCGTAAAGCTTTTGGCGCCTGCGTCCGCTGTGCTTTCATAGACTTTGGCTTGGTTTTTAATTGTTACATTATCTTCCTAAAAATGGTTTATGTGGTTTTGTAAGAAGATTTTCGGCCCTAGGTCATGGTGTTGAAGGGATTCTGTGTAAATTCTTTGAGCTCTTGTGGTTGGCTAGCAACCACACTTCACATGTTACCTTAATTATTGTGCTCAAGATGTCTCCTAGCAAAATTTTTGTGACTCTGAGGTCTAGTATAGCTGGTAGATCTAATGAGATGGTctttaactacatgtagatccCATACTTATATGTATACAAAGCCTTTCTCCCCATAATTTACTCATACACTATTGAGCAATGTGTACTCCCGCCACTCCCAGTCGCAGTCACAAACATCACAGAGGTGCGAGGCGGTCGCTCCACTGACAGCTTCAAGATCAGCAAAGACACTCACCCTGAAGATGTCTGCTTCTCCATCATCTACAAGGATGCAGGGAACAACCTGAAGACATTGGACCTGGCCGCTCTCACCGTGGCCGACAGGACCGCATGGGTGGAAGGACTCAAGGCTATCCTGAGGCAAACTAGTGAgtgccgtgtgtgtgcttagCGTTGATCGAATGAAGCGGCATTTACTTTTTAAACTATATTTTTGCATGTGGGAGATGTGCCTGCATGGTTGTCATGAGTGTACTAAATATAGcttgcagctataattatgtttgtgtgatatgtttgtgtgtgtgatgcgCGAGCCTGGTAGCGTTTGATCTGTTAGAGACTCGAATTCTTCTCTTTGTGTGTCATACAGTAATTATGCGTGTGGCCAACTCTCGTAATTTTATAATTTGGCGTGTGTGTTACTAGTTGGTGCGTAGGCTACTGTAGCAACTGATATCAGTAGTATTCATGTAGTTAATTAACAATGAATAGTTATGTAGCGTTAAAGGCTTCTGTGGAGATTCTGGAAGAATATCAAAgcactacattgtacatgtagctttgtgCCTTATCTGACACTATGTTGTTATGGCTACATACTCTTTGTTGGAGTGCACCCAAATTTCTTTATTATCCATCGGCATCCTACTGGTGCTGCAATGCTAAATATAGTAACACTCTCTGTGCAGTATGAAtcagtgctataattataatcatacgtGTAATTGCAGGCTCCAGCGATAAGGGCGatgagaggtcaaaggtcagggAACGCTGGCTCAAGGACCTGTTTGACCGTGCCGATAAAGACAACAGTGGCACACTGGACCTGAAGGAGGTGCTCCGTCTCATGAACGAACTTAACGTGGGCGTGTCACAGAAGCAGCTCAAGAAACAGTTTAAGGTGAGAAACGAAGAGCCAGTTAGTTAAATCAAGGGCATACCAGGGTAGTTTGGGGGGGACGGTTTACGCAggccgcaaaatgtttggccactcccacatttgttaCTCACACCCCgtattacatgtatgctagtgcatcacatTAGATCTAGTTACGTATTGCACACCATAGACAGTaataatgtgatgatgtcattattctacaaaaaTTGTGGGGGGAAAGGTTCACCCCagccccccactagatgaaaccctgccggtataaaagaagagagggcatgcaacagtaAAAGTTATatgtgtactgatagtggagtgcatgccctctcttcttttataagCCCTTGGTTAAATCTTAAATCTTGTTCAGCATAGCACAGCACAGCCATTTTATTTCCTGGTTGGGATTTCTTGGAGCgaaatataatatataaaattctattctacatgtacattgtatattgaGGCCATAACCAGGGTTAACGCGTAgttttaattatattcacagGCCGCAGACACAGAAGGAGCCTCTGAAGGAGACCAACTCGATGGGAAACTCAACTTTGATGAATTCTGCACTCTCTTCAAAGACCTCTCTGCTAGACCCGAGTTGAGGATGCTCTTCAACAAGTACAGCTCCAAGATGGAATGGCTGACAGTCAAGGACCTGCAGAAGTTCTTGCAGCTGGAGCAAGGAGCGGACAACCCCAGTCTGGAGTTCTGCACTCAGCTGGTGCAGAAATACGAGCCCACGGACGAGGGCAAGGCACAGGTGTGTGGAGTAGGGTGTTGATAGGGTGTCAATGAAAGAATGTCCTTCCAttatgagcataattatggtggtggAGTCTTTAccctatgtacatgtaccaaccAATCATGTCCAGTAATTGCCATCAATGGGTCTGCTGATCCTTACCCACACTGTAGAAAACAGTATATTCCGTTTGTCATGCTGGCGATCTTTACCCAACAAGACTTTATGTTATATTTGTCTTTTGTTTCTGTTGATCCTTACCAacacaatatagataacagtATATTCCTTTTGTTATACTGGCGATCTTTACCCAACAAGGCTTTATGTTATATTTGTCTTTTGTTTCTGTTGATCCTTACCAacacaatatagataacagtGTATTCCTTTTGTTATACTGGCGATCTTTACCCAACATGGCTTTATGTTATATTTGTCTTTTGTTTCTGTTGATCCTTACCAAcgcaatatagataacaaacAGTGTATTCGTTTGTTATACTGGCGATCTTTACCCAACAGGGCTTCATGAGCATGGATGGCTTCTCTCAGTTCATGCTGGGGCCTGAGAACGACATCATCAATGTTGATCGCTGCTCCATAATCTACCAGGACATGACCCAGCCCCTTTCCCACTACTACATTGCCTCCTCTCACAACACCTACCTTCTAGAGGACCAGCTGAAGGGACCTTCGTCTTGTGAGGCCTACGTGCGAGCTCTGAGGAAGGGCTGCAGATGTGTCGAGTGTAAGTtatgggtgtgtggagtgtgtaaAGTGACATCGTTGGCTCCACTTAAATTCATAATTAATGATGCAGCATGcaatttatacatgtaagtttcGGTGTATAGTGTACTCATGTTCTTATCCCctccccccatacacacagtgGACTGCTGGGATGGTCCTGATGGGGAGCCCATCATTTACCATGGTTACACCCTCACCTCTAAGATTCCCTTCAATGAGGTCATCGAGGCAGTTCGTGACCACGCCTTTGTGGCGTCAACGTGAGTGGTGTTATTACTGGCTGTATACATAGTTATGTGCTCACACCAGTTATGAGAGACCTATTATCTGAGTGAGTGTAGTTATATGTATACCCTCCCTGCTTAGTAATGGTCAAGTATATTCTATGTGCTGTACagttttgtgcaataatttgGGTGTTTTTAAGCTGCATGCACTAGCCATTAATTAGACTGATACATGTGTCACTCTCGTACGGCCGGTATGCTCATGCAGTCTGTATGTATATAACGATTATGGTCTCTGTTTCTCTACCCCCTTCTTAACCCTGTGTAGATACCCTGTGATCCTGTCCATAGAGAACCACTGCTCTGTCCCCCAACAGGCCCGCATGGCTGAGATCATGAAAGAGATTCTTGGAGATACTCTCTATGACGACGCGCGAGACGAGAGCAGGACCATCCTGCCCTCCCCTGAGGATCTCAGGAGGA
The Halichondria panicea chromosome 11, odHalPani1.1, whole genome shotgun sequence DNA segment above includes these coding regions:
- the LOC135343791 gene encoding uncharacterized protein LOC135343791, translated to MASLEKQGFKFERKKKRRHSYTSARAFAAKPPQIAPPLTPTHSLTSFQRSGSLTGSYRSSTGPDTEEVSRSGRRSFIGFLRSKKKKRNQPSSQLTSSHTAEGTATATASNQETMHGYFDERKGEFVRVVSTVLNRQIYYKTLPITKYTTVFEVVVKLVGKYAKSDDQNPSDFYLTEVKESDQGSYSRLLENSDRVYDIQSRWDDGTKCSFTLCRKETLIDDVFQENPMQAMIMSPSQEFLDNGFTGVVDIDVPSTPTSPNTYNSKSSFFDGPLPPSTDLRMDPFLLSISPSELSADEMFFTAKQNTRILNSSDVEGPVTNKSLKLENNNNHNNVEGPSTVDVSRLMQQSVSQGMLGVMHKVVLEGEQRTNSPKSNNKRLRGKDLVMRPLICSPMESAKKRFPEFIFTPKPTNKLVIDDNSRPKLSFEEADGAYAAPNMKQLSTPLYKTTHTLSNVRFASTCVVYPRYHCSASLYPSFSRNTLYNTAMDMTDTLNDILENQLRPQSEKKVFQLSSPPQRKKTSEEQRTPKLKLKRHHTFHVRRDHLQLHMQEGSEMIPSFRDHLVQRAAQAIRQRHSTSNLRLSGGDSLPKLTRIGSNSTTLSHGSTHSIGSEIATDLDALRDRRSRQSSYSSDHSLSVPLHVIHSRTDSDGVFEVRPQGRHRGSSIGSIQATGLDSTYLRSYSRKTSNSSLASVSKSDMNATVNRMTELSDHVTNSAEIIDIEEAHSSDDEVLYTFQSNYRPVTVLVESKSAGNLREGTVNSSLGGVTTTDFRERVSSEGRREMWKFSQQREQRRTKSWLSDL